Genomic DNA from Thermus amyloliquefaciens:
GAGATCACCGCTGGGCGCACCGTCCCCTCCTGGAAGAGGTAGAGCGCCCCCGCGTGGTAGGGGGTGAGGCGGAGCAGGGTGTCCAGGGCCTCCTGGGCCATGGAGAAGGGCTCCCGGGCGCTCTCCAGGGCCAGGGAGAGAGCCAAAAGGGCCTGCGCCCGCTCCGCTTCCGCCCGGGCACGCTCCAAGGCCTCGATGCGGGAGAGCACCACCCCCGCCGCCTCCGCCAGGGCCTGGATCCAGAAGCGATCCTCCGGACGGATCTCGCCCACACCCCCGGCGGTGTCCATGGACAGGACCCCAAGGACCCGCCCCCCCGCATCCCGCAAGGGCACCCCAAGGTAGACCCCTGGTTGGCGCTTGCCCGACAGAAAGATCACCCGCGAGTCCCGGCTGACATCGGCCACGTACACCGGCTCGCCCTTGCGCAAGACCTCCCAGGAGATGCCCCGGTTACGGGGCAAACGCAGCCCCACCTTGTCCCGGCTCAGCCCGGCAGCGGCCACCAGCTCCAAGATCTCCTCCTGCGGCCGGTAAAGGAAGAGGAGGACGGAAACCGCCCGGGTAGAGGCCTTTGCCGTCTCCACCACCGTACGGTAAACCTCCTCCGGGCGCTCCAGAGGCGCCAGCAGGCGCCAGGCCTGGGCCAAGGCCTCCAGGCGCCTCAGCTCCAACGCCTCAGGGGTCATGATGGGTTCAGTTTACCACCTCAGGCCATCGGGAAAGCGGCAGGGCCTCCAGAAGACCCCAGGCCTCAAAGGAGCGCCTCCAGGGAAACTCCACCCGCAAAAGATCCACCCGGTGCCCTTCCAACTCCAGATAGGGCCAAAGCTCCTTCACCGCCGAGGCCCTCTCCGGCAAGGGTTCGGAAAAGCGGGAGCGCACCCAAAGTCGCCCCACCTCCCCCCACCAGTAGGCGAAATAGGCCTCCGCCAACCGCCCGAGGCGGCCCTCAGGATCCTTCAGGAAAAGCCCCCCCTGGGCCAGGGCGCTCCCCAGGTTGTTGGCCGGGGTGCCCCAGGAGGCGTAGGCGGCAAGCCGAGGGTAGAGCCCCAGGGCCTGGAGGTAGGCCATGAGCCCGGGATCCCCCCGGTTCACCCGGGAAAGGTCCGCCAGGACCACGGGAAAGCGGGGCATGAGGTGGAGAAGGTCTTGAATGGCCCTCCTGGGGTTCCGCCCCCCGTAGGCGTAAAGCACCAGGTCCGGCCCCTCGGCCAGGGCCACCTCCCGCGCCCCGGCGCTTCCCAAAAGCCCCGCCACCGTCTCCCTAAGGGGAAGGCCCTCGTAAGGGGTGACCCGGTGGGCCAGGGCCACCTCCTCGTAGACCACCGCCACCCGTAGGCCGGGCCGCAGGGCCCTGAGGAGGAGGACCTGCCCCGCCTCGTCCGCCCCGGGGCGGCTCGGGTAGGCGAGGGACCGGGCCTCCCCTGGGGCAGGGGAGCCCCTTAGGGCATCGTCCCAGACAGCCTCCAGGTACACGCCCGCCAAGCCCGACCAGCGGGCCAAGGCCTGGAGCACCGCCAGGTTGCGCCCCCTTTGGGTGGCGTCCCAACGGGGCACCACCCCGAAGAGGAGGAGTTCACCCCCATGGCGTACCTTCCAAGAGAGCAGGGGCCCAAGGCGGGCCAGGGCATCCTCCGGGGGCAAGGCCAGGTGCCGGCTTTGCAGGAGGCCCCCGTAGGCCAGGACGTCCACGCTGGCCACCAGGCGCTTCCCCGGCGTGGCCAAAAGCCAAACCCTGAGGCGGGAAAGGTCCGCCCCCTCAGGCCCCCGGTAGGCCTCCTTAGGGGGGCAGAGGACCAGGCCCCAGGCGCAAGGGGCCCAGTTGGGGGGACGGTCGTCCAGGGGCAGGTAGAGGATGGGGGCTTGGGCCAGCCCCAAACCCCAAAGGAGAAGCCCCCAAAGCCCTAAGCGCCGCACCCCAACCCTAGCCCACCTTCTCGTGGGCCTCCGCCAGGTAGCGCTCCGCCATCATGGCCGCCCGGGTGCCCGCCCCCACGCTGGTGGTGAGCTGGCGGTAAATGGGG
This window encodes:
- a CDS encoding DUF4127 family protein — its product is MRRLGLWGLLLWGLGLAQAPILYLPLDDRPPNWAPCAWGLVLCPPKEAYRGPEGADLSRLRVWLLATPGKRLVASVDVLAYGGLLQSRHLALPPEDALARLGPLLSWKVRHGGELLLFGVVPRWDATQRGRNLAVLQALARWSGLAGVYLEAVWDDALRGSPAPGEARSLAYPSRPGADEAGQVLLLRALRPGLRVAVVYEEVALAHRVTPYEGLPLRETVAGLLGSAGAREVALAEGPDLVLYAYGGRNPRRAIQDLLHLMPRFPVVLADLSRVNRGDPGLMAYLQALGLYPRLAAYASWGTPANNLGSALAQGGLFLKDPEGRLGRLAEAYFAYWWGEVGRLWVRSRFSEPLPERASAVKELWPYLELEGHRVDLLRVEFPWRRSFEAWGLLEALPLSRWPEVVN